Part of the Streptomyces antimycoticus genome, ACCGCTGGATGGACCCGGCGACCTCCGCACCGTTCACCGGCACCGTCACCGTGCCCTACCCGCCCGAGTCCGCGGCCTCCGGGGTGGCGGACACCGCCTTCCACTCCGTGCTCTGGTATCGACGCGCGATCGACGTGGCCCGGCCGGCCGCCGGGCGGCGGCTCCTGCTGCACTTCGGTGCGGTCGACCACCGGGCCGAGGTCTGGCTGGGCGGCCGCCTGGTGGGGCGACACGAGGGTGGACACACCGGCTTCACCTGCGATCTGACCGGCGCCGTCGACCGGGACGGTGAGCAGACCCTCGTCGTCCGCGCCGAGGACCAGCCGCTCGACGCCGCGCAGCCCCGCGGCAAGCAGGACTGGCGCCGGGATCCACACGTCATCTGGTACCACCGCACCTCCGGAATCTGGCAGCCGGTGTGGCTGGAAGAGGTCCCGGCCGAGCACATCACGCTCCTGCACTGGACCCCCGAGGTCGCCCACGCCCGCGTCCGCTGCCGGCTGCGTCTGGGCCACTGGCCGCGGCGCCCGCTCACCGTGACGGTCCGCCTCACGCGGGGTGAGCGGGTGCTCGCCGAGCAGCGCACGCTGATCGAGGGCCAGGAGGCGGAGTTCGATGTCGCGGTGCCCGCCCTGCGCCACGGGCAGGACCTCGACGACCTGCTGTGGAGTCCGGAGCGGCCTCACCTCGTCGACGCGGTGGTGGAGTTGCGCGACGCTGCCGAGGACACACCGGTCGACCGTGTGACGTCCTACCTGGGCCTGCGCGACATCGGCTGGGACGACGGAGTCTTCCTCCTCAACCACAAGCCGTACTTCCTCCGGTTCGCTCTCCAGCAGGGCTACTGGCCCGCATCGCATCTGTCGGCCTCGGCCGACGCATTGCGCCGCGACGTCGAACTGGCGAAGGAGATCGGCCTCAACGGGCTGCGCGTCCACCAGAAGATCGAGGACCCGCGCTTCCTGTACTGGGCCGACCGGCTCGGCCTGCTGCTGTGGGAGGAGATGCCGTCGGCGTACACCTTCGGCGCGCAGACCGTCGAGCGCGTGGTCGCCGAGTGGACCGAAGCGATCTCCCGCGACCTCAGCCACCCCTCGATCGTCGCCTGGGTCCCGATCAACGAGTCCTGGTCCGTGCCGAACCCGGCGCTCGTCCCCGCGCAGCGCCACTTCATGGACGCCCTGTACCACCTGACCAAGGCCCTGGACCCCTCCCGCCCCGCCGTCTCCAACGACGGCTGGGAGATCTCCGCCGCCGACATCTGGGGCGTCCACGACTACACCCAGCACGGGGACATACTGCGCGAGCGCTACGGCCACGCCTCGCTGCGGCAGGGCGAGCTCGCCGAGCAGTGGCCCGGCGCCAAACGGCTGACCCTGGACGGCGTCCGCCACCAAGGGCAGCCCGTCGTCCTCAGCGAGTTCGGCGGCGCGACCTTCGAACCGGCCGAGGGCGCCGAGTGGTTCGGCTACGACACCGTGGCCACGAAGGAGGACTTCGCCGAACGCCTCGCCGCCCTGGTGGCCGCCGCGGTGGACTCCGGGCTCGCGGGCTTCTGCTACACCCAGTTCACCGACACGGAACAAGAGACCAACGGCCTGCTCACACCGGACCGCCAACCGAAGATCCCGCCGGCCGAACTGCGCGCGATTCTCACCCGAACCCGCGCCTAGCGTGTCTCGCCGCCATCTGAGGGCTCGGCGCAATTCCCTTCGTTCTTACGTAGAGGAGAAACCGCAATGGCGCGATCCGAGTACGAGTACAGCCGTCGCCGTGTGCTCCAGGCATCCGCTCTCGCCTTCGCCACCGTGCTGAGCCCGTGGGGCACGGCGGACGGCTTCGCGGCGTCGGCGGGCATCCCCGACGAGGACGGCTACGACCTCTGGCTGCGCTACCGCCCCACTGCCGATCCCCGGCGGCTCGCCGAGTACCGGAAGACCCTGGCCGCTCTGGTGCGTCAGGGCGAGGGCCTGGTCATGGAGAACGCCGAGCGGGAACTGCGGCGGGCCGCCCAGGGCTTCACCGGTAGCGCACCGGTCCGGGTTCCCGCCGATCGGGCCTCGGTGGTCATCGGCACGGTGGACGAGTCACCGGTCGTGCGATCCCAGGTGAGTCCCGACCGGCTGGCCCGGATCGGCCGGCAGGGGTTCGTGATCGAGATGACCGGCCCGCCGGGCAGGCGGCGGCTGGTCATCGGGGCCCGCAGTGATCGGGGCGTACTGGCCGGGGTCTTCCATCTCATCCGTCTGCTCCAGCTCGAGCGGCCGCTGCACAAGCTGTCCGTCCTGGAGAAGCCGCGCACCGCGCTGCGCATGATGAATCACTGGGACAACGTCGACGGGTCGATCGAGCGTGGCTACGCGGGCACTTCGCTCTTCGAGTGGGACAAGCTGCCGGACATCTCCGGCCGGGTGGTCGACTATGCGCGGTCCATGGCATCGATCGGCATCAACGCTTCGGTGCTCAACAATGTGAACGCCGGCGCCGACTTCATCACCGGCGAGATGCTGACCAGACTCAGACCCCTGGCAGCACTTCTCCACTCGTGGGGCATCTCCGTCTGGCTGTCCGTCAACTACGCCAGCCCGATGATCCTGACCGCGGACGACACCGACCCGATCACGACGGCCGACCCCGCCGATCGACGGGTCCAGCAGTGGTGGCGCGACAAGAGCGCCGAAATCTTCACGAGCCTGCCCGGATTCGGCGGGTTCCTGGTGAAGGCGAACTCGGAGGGGCAGCCCGGCCCGCTCGACTACGGACGCACTCATGCCGAGGGCGCGAACATGCTGGCCCGGACGGTGGCACCGCACGACGGGCAGATCGTCTGGCGCAGCTTCGTGCACGAGGATTTCAGCGACTGGGCGGAGTACCAGTACCGGGTGTTCGCCCCGCTGGACGGCGCGTTCGACGACAACGTCATCCTCCAGACCAAGTACGGGCCGATCGACTTCCAGATCCGCGAGCCCGTACATCCCCTGTTCGGCGCGATGCGCCACACCAACCAGATGCTGGAGCTCCAGCTCACCCAGGAGTACACGGGCCACACGCTCCACACCACCTATCTGGCTCCGCTGTGGCGGGAGGTGCTGACCTTCCCTACGCGGGGCCCGGGACCGGACCGACCGTCGCCGACATCCTCGCGGACGGCGATGACCGTGTGCCGCGGGCGGGAATCGCCGGGGTCAGCAACTTCGGCAACGCCCGCGACTGGACCGGCTATCTGCTGGCAGCGGCGAACACCTACGCCTTCGGCAGGATGTGCTGGGAGCCGGACGCCGATCCCCGGGACCTGGCCGCGGAGTGGGCCGGGCTGACCTTCGGCACCGATGAGGCGGTCACCGAGGTCGTGGCCGATATCCTGACGCGCTCGCGCCGGACGTACGAGGACTACACGTCGCCGCTGGGGATGGGCTATCTCACCGACCCCGGTGGCGACCATCTCGACCCGAGCCCGCTGGGCACCCTCTTCCAGTCACACCACTCCACGACCGAGGGCACCGGCTTCGACCGCACCACCGAGGCGACTGGCAGCGGCTTCACCGGGCTCTACCCGCGGCCGTGGCAAAAGCACTACGAATCCGTGGCGACCTGTCCCGACGACCTGTTGCTGTTCATGCACTGGGTGCCGTACGACCATCGACTGCGCTCGGGCAAGACGGTCATTCAGCACATCTACGATACGCATTTCACCGGGGTCGACCGCATCGACCGGTTCCTCGCCGAGTGGAGCGAACTGTCCGGGGAGATCGACCGGCAGCGCCATGCCGCCGTCACGGCGGGCTTCGAGGCCCAGCGGGAGCACGCGAGGTACTGGCGCGACACAGTGGTCGGATTCTTCTTCGACAAGAGCCGCATCGTCGACGCGAAGCGGGAATGGCTGCAAGCGGCGCTGAACGGGCCGCGGGTGCTGCTCGGCGGCCGGCCGAACCTGCTGCCGGTCACCGTCACCAACGCCTCGGCGCGCGACCGCGACCTGACGGTCGCGCTGCGGCCACCGTCGGCGGAGTGGCGCACCGAG contains:
- a CDS encoding sugar-binding domain-containing protein translates to MPHPHLDAAGHPRPQLIRDPDWRDLGGPWQFAHDDEDCGRADRWMDPATSAPFTGTVTVPYPPESAASGVADTAFHSVLWYRRAIDVARPAAGRRLLLHFGAVDHRAEVWLGGRLVGRHEGGHTGFTCDLTGAVDRDGEQTLVVRAEDQPLDAAQPRGKQDWRRDPHVIWYHRTSGIWQPVWLEEVPAEHITLLHWTPEVAHARVRCRLRLGHWPRRPLTVTVRLTRGERVLAEQRTLIEGQEAEFDVAVPALRHGQDLDDLLWSPERPHLVDAVVELRDAAEDTPVDRVTSYLGLRDIGWDDGVFLLNHKPYFLRFALQQGYWPASHLSASADALRRDVELAKEIGLNGLRVHQKIEDPRFLYWADRLGLLLWEEMPSAYTFGAQTVERVVAEWTEAISRDLSHPSIVAWVPINESWSVPNPALVPAQRHFMDALYHLTKALDPSRPAVSNDGWEISAADIWGVHDYTQHGDILRERYGHASLRQGELAEQWPGAKRLTLDGVRHQGQPVVLSEFGGATFEPAEGAEWFGYDTVATKEDFAERLAALVAAAVDSGLAGFCYTQFTDTEQETNGLLTPDRQPKIPPAELRAILTRTRA
- a CDS encoding alpha-glucuronidase family glycosyl hydrolase; its protein translation is MARSEYEYSRRRVLQASALAFATVLSPWGTADGFAASAGIPDEDGYDLWLRYRPTADPRRLAEYRKTLAALVRQGEGLVMENAERELRRAAQGFTGSAPVRVPADRASVVIGTVDESPVVRSQVSPDRLARIGRQGFVIEMTGPPGRRRLVIGARSDRGVLAGVFHLIRLLQLERPLHKLSVLEKPRTALRMMNHWDNVDGSIERGYAGTSLFEWDKLPDISGRVVDYARSMASIGINASVLNNVNAGADFITGEMLTRLRPLAALLHSWGISVWLSVNYASPMILTADDTDPITTADPADRRVQQWWRDKSAEIFTSLPGFGGFLVKANSEGQPGPLDYGRTHAEGANMLARTVAPHDGQIVWRSFVHEDFSDWAEYQYRVFAPLDGAFDDNVILQTKYGPIDFQIREPVHPLFGAMRHTNQMLELQLTQEYTGHTLHTTYLAPLWREVLTFPTRGPGPDRPSPTSSRTAMTVCRGRESPGSATSATPATGPAICWQRRTPTPSAGCAGSRTPIPGTWPRSGPG